One window of the Sparus aurata chromosome 17, fSpaAur1.1, whole genome shotgun sequence genome contains the following:
- the LOC115568029 gene encoding neural cell adhesion molecule 1-like, with product MNQSALVLRTALLLLLLMYSTDAEMTIVTTKQDVQVGEQILLLCKAGAEGEITWTKDGVDIDEENVKKFDETSSKMIINKATMQDAGRYSCHCEFDSGHIDKTERQLYVYEGPSFGQTTTYHEFLKDTDGVVPCLVTGQPAVDVQWFRDNKEIPSHEGSHMRQLSDNSLLIKNVKREDAGTYVCRAQIRGRPVFQNLSVSVVINAPPTARLREEQKKVLAGPESNVTLLCLVDGHPQPNINWTMPNSIDPSRHHFNSDRSQLTIRSVTRADYGEYVCTATNKIAESSATIMLHVFEAPEVFVSAEQQSVSVGERVSVSCKVSGHPQPELHWLNKHKGRTVDSSGHVRVVDGALVIEEVLSSDGGLYSCMAVSTSGNASRDVAIHTEPGPPHYLSVSPGPSSVFFSLKTLPISGGTPITHFALQWRQSAAEQWKEAMVPASDPLAITTLRQYTMYTVRLAAVNAVGAGQFSEPTNVRTLGIQGEPDSPVLMVDQMKVERNSSSVPVKQSDDGGNPLQHYNIRYRQDKEGAEWKEMQLSPRTDSISLKELSFGSGYQLEVIAVNTNGSSVPSMFNFTIGEQPVSSHSMTKGSVIGIFMVIFLVVFLVVDATCCYRNHCGLLMSIAVKLFGYKVPGLNMLEDGDGTTNGKIQPDRELHHTNV from the exons ATGAACCAATCAGCTCTGGTCCTCAGGACagccttgctgctgctgctgttgatgtaCAGCACAG ATGCAGAAATGACAATCGTAACCACTAAGCAAGATGTTCAGGTGGGAGAACAGATCTTACTGTTGTGTAAAG CTGGGGCAGAGGGGGAAATAACGTGGACCAAGGATGGCGTAGACATAGATGAAGAAAACGTGAAAAAATTCGATGAAACCTCTTCCAAAATGATCATTAACAAGGCCACAATGCAGGATGCAGGCAGGTATTCCTGTCATTGTGAGTTCGACAGTGGACACATTGATAAAACAGAGAGGCAGCTGTATGTTTACG AGGGTCCATCATTTGGCCAAACCACCACCTACCACGAGTTTCTGAAGGACACAGACGGTGTGGTGCCATGTCTGGTGACCGGCCAGCCAGCTGTGGATGTTCAGTGGTTCAGAGACAACAAGGAAATCCCTTCTCATG AGGGAAGCCATATGCGTCAACTGTCTGATAACTCACTCCTTATTAAAAATGTGAAGAGAGAGGATGCTGGGACATACGTGTGCCGGGCCCAGATCAGAGGAAGGCCCGTCTTTCAaaatctctccgtctctgttGTTATCAATG ctcctcctacTGCGCGTCTGAGAGAGGAACAGAAAAAAGTGTTGGCCGGACCAGAATCTAACGTTACCTTGCTCTGTTTGGTGGACGGTCATCCACAACCCAACATCAACTGGACCAT GCCAAACTCGATTGATCCTTCACGTCATCACTTCAACTCAGACCGCAGCCAGCTGACTATAAGATCTGTGACAAGGGCCGACTACGGAGAATACGTCTGCACGGCAACCAACAAGATAGCTGAGAGCAGTGCTACCATCATGCTTCATGTTTTCG aGGCCCCGgaggtgtttgtgtctgcagagcAACAGAGTGTGTCAGTGGGTGagcgtgtgtctgtgtcctgTAAAGTCTCTGGTCATCCTCAGCCTGAGCTGCACTGGCTCAACAAGCACAAAGGACGCACAGTG GACTCCTCTGGTCATGTCCGTGTTGTTGACGGTGCGTTGGTGATTGAGGAGGTGTTGtcctctgatggtggactgtatTCCTGCATGGCTGTCAGCACCTCTGGAAATGCATCAAGAGATGTTGCAATACACA CTGAGCCCGGTCCACCTCACTACCTGTCAGTCTCACCTGGACCGTCCTCAGTCTTCTTCTCCCTCAAAACTCTGCCCATCAGTGGAGGAACACCGATCACACATTTTGCTCTACAGTGGAGGCAAAGTGCAGCAGAACAATGGAAGGAAGCCATGGTCCCAGCTTCAG ATCCTTTAGCTATCACCACACTCAGGCAGtacacaatgtacacagtgcGTTTGGCTGCCGTGAATGCAGTGGGGGCGGGCCAGTTCTCTGAACCAACAAATGTCCGCACACTGGGAATAC AGG GTGAACCAGACAGTCCAGTGTTGATGGTCGATCAGATGAAAGTAGAACGCAACTCTTCCTCTGTACCTGTTAAACAGAGTGATGATGGTGGAAATCCTCTGCAGCACTATAACATACGTTACAGACAG GATAAAGAAGGTGCTGAGTGGAAGGAGATGCAGCTGTCGCCCAGAACCGACTCTATCTCCCTTAAAGAACTGTCTTTTGGGTCAGGCTATCAACTGGAGGTCATAGCGGTCAATACGAATGGTTCTTCTGTCCCTTCCATGTTCAACTTCACCATTGGAGAACAGCCTG TGAGCAGCCACAGTATGACTAAAGGCAGTGTGATCGGCATCTTCATGGTCATCTTCCTGGTGGTGTTCCTGGTAGTAGACGCCACCTGCTGCTACAGAAATCACTGCGGCCTGCTCATGTCCATCGCTGTGAAACTGTTTGGATACAAAGTGCCAGGCCTCAACATGCTTGAAGATGGAGATGGAACCACAAATGG GAAAATTCAGCCAGATAGAGAACTGCACCACACCAATGTGTGA